GTGATGATTTACAGAAAAGTAAATTGATGTATGAAACAATAAATGGAGAATTTTGTTGTAGTTGTTCAAATATAACTATAAGATTGAGTTGATAGTTTAAAGCCAGAAATGACTGCTGATACTGCTAAGCAAAAGAACGCGAAAACCGACATGCTGATGGCTGCAGCTGAAGCATCTGTAAATATATTGTCTGCACCTTCCCTCATTCTATTTGTTAGTGGAATTGCTGAAGATGCTGATGATATCAAAAGATATGCCATTATCTGCAACCAAAAAAGTTTGTCAATATTCAAGCTCAGATCAAGTTGCTAGCATTTCATAGTCTTACAAAAGCAAACATAACATTATCGAAGAGTTTAGTCAtaaaatttttgaataaataattgtaTATAAAGCTTTGAATTATTCAAAATGAAGCTTGTACACATACATACACCAGTCATCTGAATTACATGGTTGTCAAAttcaaaaggattttttttttctctacatcAATAAATCAAGTCAACTGAACTTTCTCTCCCATGTGATTGTATTTGAACCACTTGAAAGGTCAATGAAACTTGAAGTTAAATGAGCTTTCATTTTCACTTCTTACATAAGAGGAACTTCAGAGAGATGTCACAAGTTTTCAAACCAGTCTCTTTCACAATGGTTATAGGCTTATAGCTCAATGCCTCATGCAGAGGCTAAAGCCAAGTTGCAATGCATCTTATCAGCACCTCAAAGATTAATTAGTTTTGAAATtttctaaataaaattaaatctagTCTGAAAATGAaaggtcattttttttttcttaaaaaaatccCACCAAAATCTTCTACACAAATATGAGATAAAGTAACCTATCAACATGATTCCTACTCACTATGTTTTTCTCCATATAAATGGACTAAGAATCTAATCTAACATCAGTTGCTATATATCTAAGATGATATAAGGGCCTATCAAATATAGTTTATAAAGTGTATTTGTTGTCTTCTTAGCCTAAAACTTATGAGAAAGCTCAAAAATTGAAGATCTTGTTGGGGAGACCGAGAGAGGGTCGGGAGTAAAGCtgtaagaaaaaacaaaggcTATTATAAAGTGGTGGAGAAGAAGGTTAGAGAAACTAGAAAACTAGAAAGACAATAAAGTTTTGGAGGAAGAAGTTATGTTGCTAATTGTTTGATGATACAAGGTACATTGTGAACTCCTATTTATAGTAGAAGGAACAACTACTTAGCTTACATGCATGAAGACAAGTGTCAAGAGAAATACATGCAACATAACAAGTGGTAAAGGAAGTACATGCATCTATACAAGTGGTAAGGGAAACTACATGCAATAATACAAAGTGTGATACTTGCAACAAGCCAAGTGTATCACATACAAAATGTTATGGAGGGATCCTACAATGGATGGGCTTGGATCACAATGGATATGGGCTTAAGAAGAACATCAATTTCTAACACTCCTCCTTGATGTTTTTCTTGAATACTCCAAGCATTGACCTCAACTCTTCAAACTTTCCCTTAGAAAGAGCTTTAGTCATTATATCTGCAATTTGATTTTCTGAATTGCAATGCTCCAAACTGATTTCCTTTGACTTTTCAGCTTCTCTAATAGCATGATATTTAACCttgatgtgtttggttcttccATGTTGGACTGGATTCTTTGCTATAGCAATAGCAGATTTGTTATCCACCCATATGACAGTAGCTTTGCTTTGAAATTGTCCCACATCTGATAAAATCTTCCTTAGCCAAATAGTTTGATTTGTTGCTGCAGCAGCAGAaatatactcagcttcagctgATGATTGGGCGACCACTTCTTGCTTCTTTGAATTCCATGAGAACACAGCACTGCCAAATGAGAAAACATAACCAGAGGTACTTTTCGCATCATCTACACTTCCAGCCCAGTCACTATCTGTATATCCTTGGAGGTCTCCACTTTCATTTTTCAAGAAATGCAAACCATAATCAGTTGTACCCTTTATATACCTCAAAACTCTCTTAGTTGCACCAAGATGAACTTGACTTGGAGAATGCATGAACCTGGAAAGTAAGCTAGCAGCAACATTATATCAGGTCTTGTTGCTGAAAGATACAACAAACATCCAATTATacttctataaatagaagcatCTGCACTATTATCACCATCATCctttgataatttttcattcacaACCAGAGGTGTGGAAACAGGCTTGCACTTATCCATATGAAACTTCTTTAATACCTCCAAAGCATATTTCTTTTGTGAAATGAAGATTCCAACATTTGACAGAAAAAtctccataccaagaaaatatttcatttcacCCAAATCTGTCATCTCAAATTCATTCTCCATAGCTTGCTTGAATTGACTTAGAGAATTGGATTCATTCCCTATAACcaacaaatcatcaacatacagGGACACTATTAGCTTCACTTCATTCTTCAACCACTTAACATACAAAGTAGCTTCATTTTCACTTCTTTTAAAAACACTTTGCAGAAGATAGCCATCAATTCTACTATACCATGCtcttggtgcttgttttaagCCATAGAGGGCTTTGTGAAGCTTGTAAACTTTATTTTCACTTCCTGCAACCTTAAAACCTTCAGGTTGGTCGACATAAATGTCTTCATCAAGCAACCCATTTAAAAAAGCTGATTTAACatcaaaatgataaattttcCAGCCCAATTTTGCTGCTAAGGCAACCAACAACCTAATTGTATCATGCCTTGCAACAGGTGCAAAAGTGTCTGAAAAATCAACACCATGTTGTTGAAAATAACCTTTTACCACCAATCTGGCCTTAAGTTTATTTATAGAACCATCAGGATTGAGTTTGGTTCTATAAACCCACTTAACACCAATAATCTTTTGATTTTCTGGTTTGTCTACAAGCTGCCAAGTTTGATTTTTCTCTATCATCTTCATCTCCTCCTGCATGGCAACTTTCCATCCTTCAACATTAGCAGCTTCAGCATACTGTGTAGGCTCTAATGTAGCTATATTGCACCTTGCATAAATATCATCCAAGGTTCTAGTACCTCGGATTGGAAAATCATCATCACTATCATAGTTTGAATTTTCATCTTCCAAACTATCTTCAGCAGGCAATACCTTACTTGAACCTTCTGCTTGACTCTTCTCCCAATTCCATTTAGAGTACTCATCAAACTTCACATCTCTGCTAAccagaattttttttgtctccaaattataaattcgaTACCCTTTAGAGTTACTGCTGTACCCCAAAAGGATACCAACCACAGATTTGGTTTCCAATTTATCTCTTTTCACACTTGGAATGTGAACATAACACACGCATCCAAATATTCTTAAATGTTCAACAGATGGCtttctttcataccatgcttcAAACGGTGTTTTTCCTCTCAAGGCTTTGGTAGGCAACAAATTCAACAAGTAAACTGAGGTGTTTACAGCCTCAGCCCAAAAAGTTTTAGGAATACCTTTCTCAAAGAGCAAACATCGAGCCATCTCCATGActgtcctgttcttcctttcactcactccattttgttgaggagtgtaTGGAACAGTAAATTGATGGTGAATTCCAGCTTGCTCACAAAAGGTTTTAAATTCCCCTACTGTATACTCAGTTCCATTATCAGATCTGAGCTTTTTAATCTGATAATCAGTCTCTTTTTCAACCATAAGTTTGAAACTCTGAAATGCAGGAAACACATCTGACTTCTGCTTAAGAAAAAAATACCCAGCTCATCCTTGTAAAATCATCTATAAATAACAGAAAATACTTGCTGCCATTTAAAGACGTCGTTGGCATCGGACCACACACATCAGTGTGTATCAGCTGTAACTTTTTAGAAGCTCTCCAGGTTGACGCATCGGGAAATGCCAATCTACTTTGTTTTCCATATTGACATACATCACACATGTTAACAACATCTTCGATGATTGGTAAATTTTCAACCAAATCATGAGAACTCATTTGTTTCAAGGTTGAGTAACTAAAGTGACCCAACCTTTTACGCCACAAGGAGGAATCATTAACACTACTTGGAAAAGCATGCATGGTTTTTTGCTTCCACTCAATTGGAAAACTTTTACCCCTCATTTCAACAGTCATTAACTTAGATCCAGAAGGATCTAGAATAGTGCATCTCTTATCTTTGAAATGCAATGAATAGTTCTTCTCCATCATTTGCCCCACACTTAaaagactttgatttatttCAGGTACAAATAAAACATCTGAGATATATTTGATACCTGAGGGAGTTTCAACAGCTACAACACCTTTTCCTTTGACATCAACATGTTCTCCATTGCCAATAGTAACTTTAGAGAAGAAGGACTTATCAAGTTCCTTAAAAATGCCAACATTATGAGTCATGTGATTGGTGCACCCGCTATCTATTAGCCATGTTTCTTTGCTACTTCCGGTTGAATAGCAAGAAGCCATGAATAATTGCTCATCTTGTTGGTGGTGTTCGACAACTTGGGCTTGTTGTCTCTGCTGGTTTGCTTTGTTTTTGCAAACCTTCTCCACATGACCAAGTTGATTGCAGGCTCTGCATTTAACATCTGGTCTATACCAACAATGCTTCTCTAAATGAGTATCTTTTTTGCAATGTTGACAAGTTGGAAACTTCTTTTTCTAGCTCTCTCCTTTGTTGTTGACATCCTCcttttttcctttccctttcttctcacCAAAAGGTTTTTTCCCAAAACTATTGTAGCTTTGGTTTTTACCTTTTGTGTTTGCCACAAAAGCACCTTCAACACTTTCTTCCAACCTTAAAGATCTTCTCTGCTCAGTAGCTTGCAAAGCATTAACAAGCTCTGCAAGTGTGATTTGAGAAAAGTCCTTAGTTTCTTCGAGAGAGGATATTTTTGCTTCAAACCTCTCTGGAAGACACACTAAAATTTTTTCCACAACTCTTTGATCACTGAGATCCTCTCCCAACAATCTGATTTGTGAAACCACCTTCGAAATTCTGTCAGAAAATTCTCTAACAGTTTCggtttctttcatttttagtGCTTCAAACTCTCTTCTCAAGTTCAACACTTGCATCTTCTTTGTTCTTTCACTCCCTTGGAACTCTTCCTTCAGCTTGTCCCAAGCTTCTTTTGTAGTCTCAAGATTCAAGATCTTGATAAATATATCATCATGTAAAGCTGCATGTATTATGGCAAGTGCTCTTCCTTCTTTTGCCACTTCCTCATTGTGATTTCTTATTTGAGCTACTGTTGGGTTGTTTGGAAGAGCCGGTGGGGTGCTTCCATTTTCCACAACATCCCATAAACTTTGAGCTCTCaaataagttttcatttttgcaGCCCACAAATGATAGTTTTCTCCTACAAACATAGGAGGAGGAGGTAAAGAACTATTGTTGGAAGCCATTTATGGTGtataaaggttttttttttgaatgttttCTTGCTGGTTTTGTTTCCTCACAGACCCGTTAAGATCAATGAAGCTCTTGATACCatgtaagaaaaaacaaaggcTATTATAAAGTGGTGGAGAAGAAGGTTAGAGAAACTAGAAAACTAGAAAGACAATAAAGTTTTGGAGGAAGAAGTTATGTTGCTAATTGTTTGATGATACAAGGTACATTGTGAACTCCTATTTATAGTAGAAGGAGCAACTACTTAGCTTACATGCATGAAGACAAGTGTCAAGAGAAATACATGCAACATAACAAGTGGTAAAGGAAGTACATGCATCTATACAAGTGGTAAGGGAAACTACATGCAATAATACAAGTGTGATACTTGCAACAAGCCAAGTGTATCACATACAAAATGTTATCGAGGGATCCTACAATGGATGGGCTTGGATCACAATGGATATGGGCTTAAGAAGAACATCAATTTCTAACAAAAGCAACAAACATGCCAATGCGTCAGGATCAACAAGAAACCAGACAACACATGTTTACCCAAAAACATCTTGAGACATTGAAAATACGAGTCAcctcttttatatataatatatctaatATGTAGTCGATTTATAGTTGATGTGAGACTAACCAATGACTCGAACCCAATGGACACACATTTCGACCCAAAACTATTTAAAAAGGTTAACTAACCGGTCTTCATACTTGATGACAATTAAGAACATGAGATTTTAACAACCTAAATCCCTTGTACTCTAATCAACACATTGGTTTTCAGAGAATTGAATGCTAATTCAACACATGAGCATGATTCATGACTCTCACTCACACTACACACACACTATTCACAGTATCATAGACACATTGAAACTAATGTAACACCATATAGAAATGAATTGACATTACAAACCTGATCACcgaaaaaatcaattatagcTGCTACACTTGGTTTAATCAATGGTTTTCCTTTAGAAAGTTCTTGAATTTGACGAAAAGCTTGAGCACCAGTATACAAACTCGACAAAATCGCAATTGCCAGCAAATACCTACATCAAAATTCATCAATTCATCATCAGTTCATCACCCCAATTGaacatcaaacaaaaaaaaaatcaaattttgatccAAACCCATTAATCTAAACACAAAATTATGAAAAGGGGTTGAACATTTTTACCTATACTCTTCATATCTATCGAAATCTCTCCAATCACCATGTTTATTGCTAGCCATTGCAAGGAATGAAATCAGAGAGAAAAGCAGAGCGATCCCTCTTAATCCCAATGATCCTCTCTTTATCAAGTCTTCTCTCTTCCACCGCTTCAATATTCCGGCAATTCCTCCGTTCGCCGTTGTCTGATAGTCTCTATCCGTCGTAGGTGGCGCAGTTGGTGGAGTCTGGATGTGTATATTCGGGGGAGATGAATTTTCCTCAATGTTCGACATTTTTTGAGGATGTTTTTGTTGTTAGAATGAATTGTAGTATTTGATGAGTTTCTCAAAGTTTTAGATTCAGATATGAAGGAGGATtgaatttgagaaaaataagattagAACAAGGAACcgaagtttgttttgttttttgttgggTTGTCTTTTGGTTTTGTTAAGGTTAGTTTCGTGTGTGTGTGTTACATATATGTTGAGCTGGCACTATATCGGTAAAATCGTTATGGAATGGAAGTTAAGTAAAGAGGTTTCCAGATAAGAAAGAAGTATTACAAAAGCATTGCCAGCTGGCTTATACCAGTTCAGAGTACATTGATTGGATTTCCTAGTTCTTACCCGTCCGATTTAGAAGGAGATCCTCTCCCTTCACTTTTTCCTTTGTTACAATCATGACCATCTATGAAGCGATgtgacacgataccgatacgaTATGACACCGATATGGTGATACgagaaatttttcaaaattcccGATATGATATGTTCGgaatacgttatttaaaaattaaatttaaaattaaatatataaatacataacatataaacataactaaaatcgataatgataaaaattaacattcaaattactcaaaataagaaaacaagtgacaattacatatattaaattaaatactacACAAAAAGAGGGGTGGGATGAGTAGCTCAACTGAAGGTCCAGAGTTCAAAAGCgttaaggagttggaggtcTAGAGTTCAAACCATGATaaggagaaaaactaataaagacatagttggtagcatcatactctaacattcaatacttaagagaaaaTACGAATTGAATCAATCTCCTCTCCTACGTTTCCATCATCAAAGAGCATTAATTGTCCGATACTTTTTCGATCGATacgcgtatcggagaagtatccgacaagtattgattatattttattttaaaaaataatattaattgccgatacttctccgatacgtgtATCAGAAAGTATTGGACGAATATCAGTATCGAGTACGTATTAGACATGATACTTTGTCATTTTTGGAGTATCAAAGCTTCACAATATCTATTTAAATTGTGAAGAGTaacttatataataaaataagtgATGAATAGAGttgtaattgtattttttttttttgtcgagaGAATTGAAATTGTTTTATTGTGGTTTAAATTAATTGTATGGCGTAGATGGTCGAATATCAAATCAACAGTTTAGATTTACTATTTCATGAAGTAGTGTGAAATTTGGACCACGGATTATCTTGATATTGTTTCATATCATACCATTCAAAATgcaccttttttttattaactcttTGGTTCTCATGAAAGGGTctgataatttagagttcgatTGCGAGGTAAATAAAttctgacaaaaaattgttcctaCTAGGAATTAAACTTGGATTCTCTTGAACGATTCGACCTAGGAGAAGTTTGTTAACACTATCTTTTAAATACTCTCTAATATTCATTATCTAATTGAATGAAATTCATGTCTATCTCACCACTTTATATGcaatctattttaaaatgagGGACCAACAATAATTTCAACCAATTAGAAAGTAAATGTACGAAAGAATGTTCAGAAGAGAGTCTTATCACTCCTCTTTTTTACATTCATCACCTCCTCCTACTATGTGTGACTTTCATTTCACATTCAGATTGATCTCATATACTACACCATTTCTTTTCTTAGGCAGTATAAATTGCATTCATCTATCATTATATGTTTTCAAGATTTTTAAGTGATCTCAGGTGCATGCAGCTAGCTGTGTTTCTTGTTCATATCTTCCATTTCATATGTTGTGAGCAACTTCATTACataaaagcaaaaacaaaattgcaaaCAGAAAATAGACTCAACATTTTCTACATTGAAAATAGACTCAAAGCTAGCATCCTAAAACTAAATTTCAAAGAGAAAATACTTGCATAATACTCTTTCTTATTAGCAACATTAATAAGAAACCTTATTCATTTCATTTACTTAGTTTTCTCAATCTGTCTTAATATCTTCAATGATTTAATCTCATCTATGAACTGTATCAAATTGTTGTAAGAAGATCCACCCTCTTCAATACTCTTCTTAGCTTCATCACAAAGTTTTCTTGCCCTTCTCCTAATTTTTCCACTCTCATCTCCTCTTCCCATCAACACTTCCACAGCCTTTGCAATCTCTTCCCTTCTCACCACATCATCATCACCTACACTAGGCCAAAACTTGTTCACTTTTGATCCAACTGAAACACCAATCTTCAAAATATCAACAAGTAACTTCTCATTGTAAAATTGCTCAGCAAACATTGGCCATGTAATCATTGGCAAACCAACACTCAAGCTTTCGAGAATCGAGTTCCATCCACAGTGAGTCACAATTCCACCTGTTGCAGGATGATTCAATATCAGAAGCTGTGGTGCCCAATTCCATATGATGTACCCCTTTTGGCTTTCTTTCATCCTTTCCTCAAAATCTTTAAGAAAATCGTCTTCGTCGCCATCTTTTTTCCTCACAACCCAAATGAAATTATGGCCTGAATTTTCAAGTCCATAAGCTATTTCAACAATCTGAGCATAAGATAGCCTAGTCAAACTTCCAAAACTTACATATAACACAGAATCATTTTCCTTTGAGTTAAGCCAATTTAACAATTCTGAATCTAATGCAATGTTTTCAGTTTCACCATCCTTGTTAATCCATGTTGAAACTGGTCCTACACTCCATGTTTTGATTTTCATTGTGATTTTGTAAAGTTGCTCATAATCACTTTCAAGCTCATGAAAGTTATTGTAAAGTGTTCCATAGCTTCTGCTTTCTGATTCATATATGACATCCAAAAAATCGGAGAAACCACTTCTAGTTCTAAGGTATTCTTCTAGCTGCAGAGAGGTAATCTCAATGTTATGTGGAATTCCAGGAATTGAAAATTTTTGAGAATCAGAAACTAAACCCTCATGAGGCTTATACTTTCTGATAAAATGAACAGCACAGCTTGAGAAGTAGCTTGAGCTATAATAGTAAATCCTCGGAACACCGAGTTTTGCAGCCGATTCAACTGTCCAAGGATAAAACATGTCTGAGACTATACAATCTGGTTGGAGATCTTGAAACAGaatttcaatttgctcttgaagcAGTGAAATTCCATGACTGATTTTACCAAGCATTTCTAAGGAAGTTCCATCTTTGACATTTTCAATTCCTTCTGGAAGACCAACTTGGGCTGAAGGGAATTTAATAAGCTGAGTTTTGATGGAATATCCGGAAATGATGTCGTTGTCTATGGATTTCTTGAATAACAAGGCATTGGCTTGTGTAGTGATAATGGTAACATTAACACCATGTTTTGCAAATAGTCTTGCTGTGTCAATCATAGGGTTCATATGACCAGGTGTTAGATATGGTAGAAAAATAACATTGAGTTTTTGGGTTTGTGATTCCATCTTTAGATGAGAAAACAATACTCAAATTTTGTTTCTAAACACAATTTATGATTCTGCCTTTGTTTAAATGTTTCTTATACAAGTACTTTCAAGTGGTAAgtgatattaattttatatgatCATGATTAGTTGGTACTAGAGTttgaatatttttgttttaattatttaatgacAAAGCCGATTCTCGTTgatgtttattttattgaacTATATATGATCATTATTAGGTTGAGTTGAATGACCACGTTGGTTCTTGTTTCTTCTGTTTGTTCTTGAGAGCAACTACAATGGGCGTTACTTCACATGCGTTCCTTTCCAGCATGGCATTTGGAAAAATGAGTATTTTAACGGATCACGATGCATTGCAGTTGGTAAATCACAAAGTTACACACAGTTTTAGATCTCAGCCGTGAATTTCAAATCGGCCGGTTTATATTACATGTTAATTTAATCCTACAAATCAATCTCAACCATTAATATTAGAACGAATGGTCCTGATTAAAAACAGCATAAAATCGCGTGAAATATATACTGCAGAAAATCTTATTCGCATGAATGAACTTTGAATGAacttgaattaaaataaataatatgtttgttactttttttttttaccacaatCCTTGCACCATTGgagtaataaaatattaatatgtgAGGTAAAACACCGAGACCAATATAAGTTCTTTAGAGTTTCACCTTTGGAATAAAAAATGAGTAATTTGTTTTGAAATGATGTGACTACCATGGAACCCACAAAATACTTTTGTGCAAGTTTCACTATTGGAAATGTTCGAAATCTTAACATTATTGAtgcttcttttattttattttatagtggCATTGAAATTAGTTTATAAGTAATGTTTTTCTTCTAGCCATCCTTGGAAATGTCTCCTCTTGTTTGTTCATTTCTTGTTGTATTTGTTGGTATAAGGACGGTTAGATTAGTTTAACAAGTTTTAAAACTTGAGTAGCATAGTTTAAGTTGAAAAGGTCAACTTTATTAACACTGTGTCATGACTGTTTCTGTTTTCACAAGAAATGTGGTTAATTTGATCATCCACATTAAAATAGAAGGATTGATTTATGGTTAGTAGTAACTTCTTGTTCATTGTTCTACATTTTAGTGTGCCCTTGTGACCATGAAAGACTTGCTATTTTAGTCAACATTTGGAGAAACTGTCTTTTCGCTATGCATGGCAACGAGGTGGGGAAGACATAGTTTtcgccctccccaaacccaaccAATTCCTAACGGAATAAAAAGTATAACTCCAAACCTATACCTGGCTGGGTTAAAATATCCCATCCCACCGCACATGAATTTGGATTGcattttcgtattttttttttttattaaaagaaagttaaaaactcga
This genomic interval from Trifolium pratense cultivar HEN17-A07 linkage group LG6, ARS_RC_1.1, whole genome shotgun sequence contains the following:
- the LOC123889439 gene encoding CASP-like protein 4B1, translating into MSNIEENSSPPNIHIQTPPTAPPTTDRDYQTTANGGIAGILKRWKREDLIKRGSLGLRGIALLFSLISFLAMASNKHGDWRDFDRYEEYRYLLAIAILSSLYTGAQAFRQIQELSKGKPLIKPSVAAIIDFFGDQIMAYLLISSASSAIPLTNRMREGADNIFTDASAAAISMSVFAFFCLAVSAVISGFKLSTQSYSYI
- the LOC123890483 gene encoding soyasapogenol B glucuronide galactosyltransferase-like, whose amino-acid sequence is MESQTQKLNVIFLPYLTPGHMNPMIDTARLFAKHGVNVTIITTQANALLFKKSIDNDIISGYSIKTQLIKFPSAQVGLPEGIENVKDGTSLEMLGKISHGISLLQEQIEILFQDLQPDCIVSDMFYPWTVESAAKLGVPRIYYYSSSYFSSCAVHFIRKYKPHEGLVSDSQKFSIPGIPHNIEITSLQLEEYLRTRSGFSDFLDVIYESESRSYGTLYNNFHELESDYEQLYKITMKIKTWSVGPVSTWINKDGETENIALDSELLNWLNSKENDSVLYVSFGSLTRLSYAQIVEIAYGLENSGHNFIWVVRKKDGDEDDFLKDFEERMKESQKGYIIWNWAPQLLILNHPATGGIVTHCGWNSILESLSVGLPMITWPMFAEQFYNEKLLVDILKIGVSVGSKVNKFWPSVGDDDVVRREEIAKAVEVLMGRGDESGKIRRRARKLCDEAKKSIEEGGSSYNNLIQFIDEIKSLKILRQIEKTK